TTCGATAGGAGGTTAGGTGAGCGAAGAGCATTCATTAATCAGCGAGCGATTGCGGAAGTTGGCGGAGCTTGAAGCGGCCGGTATGGACCCGTATCCGGCTCGCTTCGAGGTCCGAAACCTCGCGGCCGACCTTCACCGGGAGTGCGCCGTCCTCCCTGAAGAGACCGATGCGGCGCCGGAGGCGGCCATTGCCGGCCGCCTGATGTCTCTGCGCCATCACGGCAAGATCACCTTTGCCCACCTTCAAGACCGCTCCGGGAAGATGCAGATCTATCTCTCGCGGGACGTGCTGGGCGCGACACCCTATGACCTCTGTAAGAAGCTGGACGTTGGCGATTACCTGGGGGTAGAGGGCCAGCTCTTTCGGACGCGGACGGGGGAGCTGACGGTGCGAGCCCGGTCGATTCAACTTCTGTCGAAGTCGCTGCGGCCGCTGCCGGAGAAGTGGCATGGACTGACCGACGTGGAGACCCGCTTTCGCCAGCGCTACCTGGATCTCATCGTCAACCGCCAGGTGGCAGACGCCTTCAGGAAACGCAGCCGCTTGATCACGAAGATTCGCCGCTTCCTCGACTTGAGGGGGTTCCTGGAAGTCGAGACCCCCATGATGCAGCCGATGGCCGGTGGCGCCATGGCGCGCCCCTTTGTCACGCATCACAACGCCCTCGACCTTACGCTGTACCTGAGGATTGCCCCCGAACTCTATCTGAAGCGGCTCGTGGTGGGAGGGTTCGACCGGGTCTTCGAGATTAATCGGAACTTCCGGAATGAGGGTATCTCCACCCAGCACAACCCAGAGTTCACGATGTTGGAGTTCTACCAGGCGTATGCCGATTACCAGGATCTGATGGCAATGACGGAAGAGATGCTGGCTCATCTGGCCAAGGAGATCACAGGAGATCAGCAGGTGACCTATCAGGGGCAGCAGATTTCCTTTGCTCCGCCCTGGCCGAAGCTCACGCTGGAGGAGGCTCTCGTCAAGGTGGCTGGACTTGATGCAGAGACCCTGAAGACAGAAGAGGACGTGCGCGCGACGGCCGGACGCTACGGGGTGAACATCTTGCCGGGTTGTGGTAGGGGGAAGGTACTGGCTGAGCTGTTCGACGCCCTGGTGGAGTCGAAGCTCATCCAGCCCACATTTATCATTGATTTCCCCACGGAGCTTTCCCCCTTGGCCAAAGCGAAACAAGGGGAGCCGATGACGGTTCAGCGGTTTGAGTTGTTCATCGGCGGAATGGAGATCGCCAATGCCTACTCCGAGCTGAACGATCCGCGCGAGCAGCGCGCTCGCTTTCTTGACCAGTTGCGGCAGCGGGATCAAGGTGATCTTGAGGCCCATGGCCTGGATGAGGATTTTCTGCGGGCATTGGAGTACGGGATGCCTCCGACGGCCGGTGAAGGGATCGGCATCGATCGGTTGGCCATGCTCTTCACCGACTCCCCATCCATTCGTGATGTCATCCTCTTCCCTCTCCTGAAACCCGCTCAAGGCGAATCGGGTAGTACCGATGCCGTTTGAGCTATTCGTAGGGCTTCGATATCTAAAGGCGAGGCGAGGACAGGCGTTTATCTCCCTGATTACACTGATCTCCATCGGCGGCGTGGCTCTTGGCGTGATGGCGCTCATTGTCGTTTTGGCGGTGATGAGCGGGTTTGAGCGCGACCTTCGAGGCAAGATCCTCGGGACCAATGCCCACCTCTGGATCATACGCGCTGGGGATCGAGGAATAGAGGAGCCGACTCAGACGCTCACACGGGTTCGCGATGTTCCGCACGTGGTGGCCGTTTCGCCGTTCACCTACCACCAGGTGATGCTGAGCACCGGTCGAGGGGCGGCAGGGACGGTCCTTCGCGGTATCGACCTCGACTCGGCGCAGGAGGTCACGACGCTGACCAGGAGCTTTACCGAGATCGATCCGGCGCGGCTGAAAGGATCGGCTGAGGGGGGCGGATGGCATCTTGATCCCGAGGGGATCATTATTGGGCGCGCGCTGGCCACAAACCTCGGGGTTGGGCTCGGCGGGCGAGTAAATGTGATTTCTCCCTTCGGAAATGTGCTGACCCCATTCGGGCTTGCGCCGCGTATGCGAAGTTTCACCGTCGCCGGGATCTTCGAGATGGGGATGTATGAATACGACAGCGCCTTGGCCTATATCAGCATTTCGGCGGCTCAGCAGCTCTTCCAGATGGGACAGTCAGTGACAGGGATCGAGGTGAAGGTAGATGATCTATACAAGGCCAAGGAGATTGGAACAGAGATTCAGCGACGC
The genomic region above belongs to Candidatus Methylomirabilis tolerans and contains:
- the lysS gene encoding lysine--tRNA ligase, which encodes MSEEHSLISERLRKLAELEAAGMDPYPARFEVRNLAADLHRECAVLPEETDAAPEAAIAGRLMSLRHHGKITFAHLQDRSGKMQIYLSRDVLGATPYDLCKKLDVGDYLGVEGQLFRTRTGELTVRARSIQLLSKSLRPLPEKWHGLTDVETRFRQRYLDLIVNRQVADAFRKRSRLITKIRRFLDLRGFLEVETPMMQPMAGGAMARPFVTHHNALDLTLYLRIAPELYLKRLVVGGFDRVFEINRNFRNEGISTQHNPEFTMLEFYQAYADYQDLMAMTEEMLAHLAKEITGDQQVTYQGQQISFAPPWPKLTLEEALVKVAGLDAETLKTEEDVRATAGRYGVNILPGCGRGKVLAELFDALVESKLIQPTFIIDFPTELSPLAKAKQGEPMTVQRFELFIGGMEIANAYSELNDPREQRARFLDQLRQRDQGDLEAHGLDEDFLRALEYGMPPTAGEGIGIDRLAMLFTDSPSIRDVILFPLLKPAQGESGSTDAV
- a CDS encoding lipoprotein-releasing ABC transporter permease subunit, which codes for MPFELFVGLRYLKARRGQAFISLITLISIGGVALGVMALIVVLAVMSGFERDLRGKILGTNAHLWIIRAGDRGIEEPTQTLTRVRDVPHVVAVSPFTYHQVMLSTGRGAAGTVLRGIDLDSAQEVTTLTRSFTEIDPARLKGSAEGGGWHLDPEGIIIGRALATNLGVGLGGRVNVISPFGNVLTPFGLAPRMRSFTVAGIFEMGMYEYDSALAYISISAAQQLFQMGQSVTGIEVKVDDLYKAKEIGTEIQRRLGFPYVARDWMQLHRNLFAALKLEKIAMFIILTMIVLVAAFNIVNTLIMKVMDKGAEIGILKSIGATSRSIMLIFMVEGVVIGLVGTLLGTAGGAMICKLQETYKIVRLQGDVYLLDALPILMKGTDLVLIASSTLVLSFLATLYPSWRAARLDPVVAIRYE